Proteins from a genomic interval of Fodinicurvata sp. EGI_FJ10296:
- a CDS encoding acyl-CoA synthetase, giving the protein MSEYAQDPISPFESGDLDRRSANFAPLTPLSFLKRTASVFPDRTAVIHGRLRRTWRQTHDRCLAVASALRGRGVDRGDVVAVMAPNIPELMEAHFAVPMAGAVLNALNTRSDSETVAYILDHSAARILIADREYEPVISNALSQMRGPAPLLVIIDDPEAELPPKDASGGIPNPGITYDDLVAEGDPAFEPTGPADEWEAIALNYTSGTTGNPKGVVYHHRGAYLTAVGNIMTWGMGHHPVYLWTLPMFHCNGWCFPWTITAMAGTHVCLRKVTGPAIYQAAAEHGVTHLCGAPIIMSMLVNADPAERRALPNRVAMMTAASAPPSAVLRAIDEIGIDVTHVYGLTEVYGPAVVCAWNEDWNALPADERAARRARQGVSYPVLDGLMVAEPDTMVPAPRDGVTIGEVFMRGNVVMKGYLKNPEATEKAFAGGWFHTGDLGVIHPDGYIELKDRSKDIIISGGENISTIEIEDVLFRHPGVLDAAVVAQPHDVWGETPCAFVTPRPGVALTEEEIIAFCRETMAHYKCPRAVVFCDLPKTSTGKIQKFALREKAKALAERESG; this is encoded by the coding sequence CGGCCGTTATCCATGGCCGGCTAAGGCGCACCTGGCGGCAAACCCACGACCGGTGCCTGGCAGTCGCTTCGGCGCTGCGGGGGCGGGGTGTCGATCGCGGCGATGTCGTGGCCGTTATGGCGCCGAACATCCCGGAACTGATGGAGGCTCATTTCGCGGTTCCGATGGCGGGGGCCGTGCTGAACGCGCTCAATACCAGGTCGGACTCGGAGACCGTCGCCTATATTCTGGACCACAGCGCGGCCCGGATTCTCATTGCCGATCGTGAATACGAACCCGTCATCAGCAATGCTTTGTCGCAGATGCGCGGCCCGGCACCGCTTTTGGTGATCATCGACGATCCTGAAGCGGAACTGCCGCCGAAAGACGCGTCAGGGGGGATTCCGAACCCCGGCATTACCTATGACGACCTGGTGGCCGAAGGCGACCCGGCATTCGAGCCAACCGGTCCGGCAGACGAATGGGAGGCAATCGCCCTCAACTACACCTCGGGCACCACTGGAAACCCGAAGGGCGTCGTCTATCATCACAGGGGCGCCTATCTGACGGCCGTCGGCAACATCATGACCTGGGGCATGGGTCACCACCCGGTCTATCTCTGGACACTGCCCATGTTCCACTGCAACGGGTGGTGCTTTCCGTGGACGATCACGGCGATGGCCGGAACTCATGTCTGTCTGCGCAAGGTGACAGGACCTGCGATCTATCAGGCGGCGGCCGAACATGGCGTAACCCACCTGTGCGGCGCGCCAATCATCATGTCGATGCTGGTCAATGCCGACCCGGCCGAACGTCGCGCCTTGCCCAACCGCGTTGCGATGATGACGGCCGCATCCGCGCCGCCGTCGGCGGTGCTGCGGGCAATTGACGAGATCGGCATCGACGTGACGCATGTCTACGGCCTGACCGAGGTCTATGGCCCGGCAGTGGTCTGTGCCTGGAACGAGGATTGGAACGCATTGCCGGCAGACGAGCGGGCCGCCAGACGGGCCCGCCAGGGCGTATCCTATCCGGTGCTCGACGGCCTTATGGTGGCCGAGCCCGACACGATGGTGCCGGCTCCGCGCGACGGCGTCACGATCGGCGAGGTTTTCATGCGCGGCAACGTGGTCATGAAGGGGTATCTGAAGAACCCGGAGGCGACGGAGAAGGCGTTCGCGGGCGGATGGTTCCACACTGGCGATCTCGGCGTCATCCATCCCGACGGCTATATCGAACTGAAGGACCGCTCCAAGGACATCATCATCTCGGGTGGCGAGAATATCTCGACGATCGAGATCGAGGACGTTCTCTTCCGCCACCCCGGCGTACTGGATGCTGCAGTGGTTGCCCAGCCGCATGACGTCTGGGGCGAGACACCCTGCGCATTCGTGACGCCGAGGCCCGGTGTCGCTCTGACCGAAGAGGAGATCATCGCATTTTGCCGCGAGACCATGGCGCACTACAAATGTCCGCGGGCCGTTGTATTTTGTGATCTGCCGAAAACGTCGACCGGCAAGATCCAGAAATTTGCACTGCGGGAGAAGGCGAAGGCGCTCGCCGAGCGTGAGTCAGGCTGA
- the rpmE gene encoding 50S ribosomal protein L31, with amino-acid sequence MKNEIHPDYHDIKVIMTDGSEFTTRSTFGKPGDVMRLDIDPKSHPAWTGVQRASSRGGRISKFNQKFGSFGLKSND; translated from the coding sequence ATGAAAAACGAAATCCATCCTGACTATCACGACATCAAGGTCATTATGACCGATGGCAGTGAATTCACCACCCGGTCAACCTTTGGCAAGCCGGGCGATGTGATGCGGCTCGATATCGACCCGAAATCACACCCGGCCTGGACGGGCGTCCAGCGCGCGTCGAGCCGTGGCGGCCGCATTTCGAAGTTCAACCAGAAATTCGGTTCTTTCGGCCTCAAGTCGAACGACTGA
- a CDS encoding GNAT family N-acetyltransferase, giving the protein MVSLPQARSAAERRKIRRARMPRHATERDTADIAAIFAEAFAIYLPRLGPAAIPDAATLPQRIQARQVHVVDGELDPRRAPKRGFGSRSWARPVRWFAKPTVRPVAGARAAAQAAPPKEPEGPVATVTLAQRGRTLVISDLAVLPRHQHRGIGRNLLMFAEMTAYRQGLSRLEVTNSAAMWETQALYARMGFEELDSFDADDIEYVQLFKRLGPDRRRRS; this is encoded by the coding sequence TTGGTATCCTTACCGCAGGCCAGAAGCGCCGCCGAACGGCGCAAGATACGCAGGGCGCGCATGCCGCGGCACGCCACCGAGCGCGACACGGCTGACATCGCCGCGATATTCGCAGAAGCCTTCGCCATCTATCTGCCGAGACTCGGTCCGGCTGCCATTCCGGACGCAGCCACGCTGCCGCAACGAATACAGGCCCGGCAGGTCCATGTCGTCGACGGGGAACTCGACCCCAGACGTGCGCCGAAACGCGGTTTCGGCTCGCGCTCCTGGGCCAGGCCGGTGCGGTGGTTCGCCAAACCGACCGTCCGTCCGGTCGCCGGTGCGCGCGCCGCAGCGCAGGCAGCGCCGCCGAAGGAACCGGAGGGACCGGTTGCCACGGTAACGCTTGCGCAACGGGGCCGGACGCTCGTGATCTCGGATCTGGCGGTGTTGCCGCGGCACCAGCACCGCGGGATCGGGCGCAATCTCCTGATGTTCGCCGAGATGACGGCCTATCGTCAGGGGCTTTCTCGGCTGGAGGTGACGAATTCAGCCGCAATGTGGGAGACCCAGGCCCTGTATGCGCGAATGGGATTCGAGGAACTCGACTCTTTCGATGCTGACGATATCGAGTATGTGCAGCTATTCAAGCGGCTCGGCCCCGATCGCCGGCGGCGAAGCTGA
- a CDS encoding ABC transporter transmembrane domain-containing protein produces MTDPTAQSRPFDAIRRLGPYLAPHKGRLAVAGAALTITAMTLLGMGIGIRIMVDRGFADGAPDFLNRAIAILVAVIVVMAGTTYLRLKLVSWIGETVVAGLRRDAYDSVIVLDPDYFETMRSGDVVARLTADTGILQSLVGGTLPVFLRNSLTLAGGAVLLVMTSPWLAALTALVVPVALVPMIVIGRRVRRLSGITQERIADLGARIDETVHGVATVQAFGQEKRESQRFAEQTADALAAAMKQADMRAALSASVITLVFGAIVIVLWVGGHQVISGDLTPGALTAFIFYSVLVAGAAGGMSEVMGELQRAAGATDRLFELINARPVVAAPDLPTPLPLPSRGALAFDGVSFAYASRPGSAVLADIDLVVEPGTTVALVGPSGAGKSTVFHLALRFRDPLAGRILLDGVDLRDADPGAVRGRMALVPQDPVLFSGTVAENIRYGRPTASDDEMEAAAEAANASGFIRDLGDGYDSVVGERGVRLSGGQKQRIAIARALLRDPALLLLDEATSALDAESEHYVQAALDRLMAGRTTLVIAHRLATVREADRIVVLDRGRIVDIGRHEELLERGGLYARLAALQFNAVDPDSVLSKPLRDRTNGDGVGSRVRAAGAGTESRRG; encoded by the coding sequence ATGACCGACCCGACAGCGCAGTCACGGCCGTTCGATGCCATTCGGCGACTCGGCCCCTATCTCGCGCCGCACAAGGGGCGCCTGGCCGTCGCGGGGGCGGCGCTGACGATCACGGCAATGACGCTGTTGGGAATGGGGATCGGAATCCGCATCATGGTGGATCGCGGTTTCGCGGACGGCGCTCCCGATTTCCTCAATCGGGCCATCGCGATTCTTGTCGCGGTCATTGTGGTGATGGCCGGAACGACATATTTGCGTCTCAAGCTGGTCTCGTGGATAGGAGAAACGGTCGTCGCCGGCTTGCGGCGCGATGCCTATGATAGCGTCATCGTCCTCGATCCCGACTATTTCGAGACCATGCGGTCCGGCGACGTGGTCGCCCGCCTGACCGCGGATACCGGCATCCTGCAATCGCTCGTCGGCGGCACGCTGCCGGTGTTTCTGCGCAATTCGCTCACTCTGGCGGGCGGCGCGGTGCTGTTGGTGATGACGTCGCCATGGCTGGCGGCCCTGACGGCGTTGGTCGTTCCGGTCGCGCTCGTGCCGATGATCGTAATCGGACGGCGGGTCCGGCGGCTTTCAGGGATCACCCAGGAAAGGATCGCCGATCTCGGCGCGCGTATCGACGAGACCGTCCACGGCGTTGCCACGGTTCAGGCGTTCGGCCAGGAAAAGCGGGAAAGCCAACGATTCGCGGAGCAGACAGCCGATGCCCTTGCTGCGGCCATGAAGCAGGCCGATATGCGCGCCGCGTTGTCGGCGTCCGTCATCACGCTGGTGTTCGGTGCGATCGTGATCGTCCTTTGGGTCGGCGGGCATCAGGTGATCAGCGGCGACCTGACCCCCGGCGCGTTGACGGCGTTCATCTTTTACTCCGTTCTGGTCGCCGGTGCGGCCGGCGGCATGAGCGAGGTCATGGGAGAACTGCAGCGGGCGGCCGGCGCCACCGATCGGCTGTTCGAGCTCATAAACGCCCGGCCGGTCGTGGCGGCGCCGGACCTGCCGACGCCGCTGCCGCTGCCGTCACGGGGCGCTCTGGCTTTCGACGGCGTATCCTTCGCGTATGCGAGCCGCCCGGGCAGCGCGGTGTTGGCGGATATCGATCTCGTGGTAGAGCCAGGCACAACGGTCGCGCTTGTCGGGCCGAGCGGTGCCGGCAAAAGCACGGTTTTCCATCTGGCATTGCGTTTTCGCGATCCGCTGGCGGGACGCATCCTGCTCGACGGGGTCGATCTGCGGGATGCCGACCCAGGGGCGGTCCGGGGCCGAATGGCGTTGGTGCCCCAGGATCCGGTACTTTTTTCGGGGACGGTGGCCGAAAACATCCGCTATGGCCGCCCGACGGCCAGCGACGACGAAATGGAGGCGGCTGCCGAAGCCGCCAATGCCAGCGGCTTCATCCGCGATCTTGGCGATGGCTACGACAGTGTGGTCGGAGAACGTGGTGTGCGGTTGAGCGGCGGTCAGAAGCAGCGGATCGCCATTGCGCGCGCCCTGCTTCGCGATCCGGCGCTGCTGTTGCTCGACGAAGCAACCAGCGCGCTGGATGCCGAGAGCGAGCATTATGTTCAGGCGGCCCTCGACCGGCTCATGGCCGGTCGGACGACGCTGGTCATCGCCCATCGGCTCGCGACAGTGCGTGAGGCCGATCGGATCGTCGTGCTCGATCGCGGCCGGATCGTCGATATTGGCCGGCACGAGGAATTGCTGGAGCGCGGCGGGCTGTATGCACGGCTGGCGGCGCTTCAGTTCAACGCGGTCGATCCCGATAGCGTGCTATCGAAACCTCTTCGGGACCGGACGAACGGCGATGGCGTAGGCAGCAGGGTCAGGGCCGCTGGTGCCGGAACCGAAAGCAGACGAGGGTAA